A window of the Pseudomonas fluorescens genome harbors these coding sequences:
- a CDS encoding TonB-dependent receptor: protein MSSRLTRQTSSPSRVLSLLTAAILMAGTAPLMAATEQPTRNMGDYSFAISQQPLVSALNAFTAVTGWQVGLPAELGQDVSSPGVRGSLPPEKALERLLVGTNLSFRKISNNNVVLEKRASSGALNLDQVTISATRQEQSINSVPATVTVQTRQDLDRNNVNTIKDLVRYEPGVSVGGAGQRGGISGYNIRGIDGDRILTQVDGVEVPDGFFNGPYAKTQRNYVDPEIVKRVEILRGPASVLYGSNAIGGAVSYYTLDPDDIIKPGKDVGARLKTGYSSADKSWLKSATVAGRADQFDGLLHYSQRDGHETDSYGSNNGTGLERTAANPEDVKATNVLAKIGWNYNEGSRLGLTYEKYKDDRDTDQKSAYGGPYFNGAPTIPNSVLPGGMYQWRTGNDTITRERFGLEHSFELNSLLADNVKWSLNHQTAKTDQSTDEFYYPITRKVLRTRDTIYEEKQWVFDAQLDKAFAIGDTDHVLTYGTTIKQQKVTGSRSGDGKCLAVGRGCTAIGATSAADVLKKSSDFPDPTINTYSLFAQDQISWNNWTFLPGLRYDYTQLKPHITQEFLNTVAADGNGTVSDENKTWHKVSPKFGLTYALTENYTWYGQYAEGFRTPTAKALYGRFENSTTGYNVAPNPDLEPEKSKSYETGLRGNFEQGSFDVAVFYNKYRDFINEDAVTPGYSELTFQTNNIKHATIKGAEVKGRLNLDSFGAPQGLYTQGSIAYAYGRNNDTGEPLNSVNPLTGVFGLGYDQDNYGGLLSWTVVKKKDRVDDSNFKSPDGVSSQFKSPGFGILDLTGFYKVTDDVTVSGGIYNLTDKKYWLWDDVRGYDSVGEAAVLSPANLDRLTQPGRNFAINLVWDI, encoded by the coding sequence ATGTCCTCTCGCCTTACCCGCCAGACTTCTTCCCCTTCCCGCGTACTGTCGCTGCTGACCGCCGCCATCCTGATGGCCGGCACCGCGCCGCTGATGGCCGCCACCGAACAGCCGACGCGCAACATGGGCGACTACTCGTTCGCCATCAGCCAGCAACCGCTGGTGTCGGCGCTCAATGCGTTCACCGCTGTCACGGGCTGGCAGGTCGGTTTGCCGGCGGAACTGGGTCAAGACGTTTCGTCGCCGGGCGTGCGCGGTTCGCTGCCACCGGAAAAAGCCCTGGAGCGCCTGTTGGTGGGGACCAACCTGAGCTTCCGCAAAATCAGCAACAACAACGTCGTGCTGGAAAAACGCGCCAGCAGCGGCGCACTTAACCTGGATCAGGTGACCATCAGCGCCACCCGTCAGGAACAGTCGATCAACAGCGTGCCCGCCACCGTCACCGTGCAGACCCGTCAGGATCTGGACCGCAACAACGTCAACACCATCAAGGATCTGGTGCGCTACGAGCCGGGCGTATCTGTCGGCGGCGCCGGCCAGCGCGGCGGTATCAGCGGCTACAACATTCGCGGCATCGACGGCGACCGGATTCTGACTCAGGTCGACGGCGTCGAAGTCCCGGACGGTTTCTTCAACGGCCCGTACGCCAAGACCCAACGCAACTACGTCGATCCGGAAATCGTCAAACGTGTTGAAATCCTCCGTGGCCCGGCCTCGGTACTGTACGGCAGCAACGCCATCGGCGGCGCGGTCAGCTATTACACTCTCGACCCGGACGACATCATCAAGCCCGGCAAAGACGTCGGCGCCCGCCTGAAAACCGGCTACAGCTCCGCCGACAAGAGCTGGCTGAAATCCGCCACCGTCGCCGGTCGAGCCGACCAGTTCGACGGTTTGCTGCACTACAGCCAGCGCGACGGCCACGAAACCGACTCCTACGGCAGCAACAACGGCACCGGCCTTGAGCGCACCGCCGCCAACCCGGAAGACGTGAAAGCCACCAACGTGCTGGCCAAGATCGGCTGGAACTACAACGAAGGTTCGCGCCTGGGCCTGACCTACGAAAAGTACAAGGATGATCGCGACACCGATCAGAAAAGCGCCTACGGCGGCCCGTACTTCAACGGTGCGCCGACGATCCCGAACAGCGTGCTGCCCGGCGGCATGTATCAGTGGCGCACCGGCAACGACACCATCACCCGCGAGCGTTTCGGCCTGGAGCACAGCTTCGAGTTGAACAGCCTGCTGGCGGACAACGTGAAGTGGAGCCTCAACCACCAGACCGCCAAGACCGACCAGAGCACCGACGAGTTCTACTACCCGATCACTCGTAAAGTGCTGCGTACCCGCGACACGATCTACGAAGAAAAGCAGTGGGTGTTCGACGCACAACTGGACAAGGCCTTCGCCATCGGTGACACCGATCACGTCCTGACCTACGGCACCACCATCAAGCAGCAGAAAGTCACCGGCTCGCGCAGCGGCGACGGCAAGTGCCTGGCGGTCGGTCGCGGATGCACCGCCATTGGCGCCACCAGCGCAGCCGACGTGCTGAAAAAATCCAGCGACTTCCCGGACCCGACCATCAACACCTACAGCCTGTTCGCCCAGGATCAGATCAGCTGGAACAACTGGACCTTCCTGCCGGGCCTGCGCTACGACTACACCCAGCTCAAGCCGCACATCACCCAGGAATTCCTCAACACCGTAGCCGCCGACGGCAACGGCACGGTCAGCGACGAGAACAAGACCTGGCATAAGGTTTCGCCGAAATTCGGCCTGACCTACGCCCTGACCGAAAACTACACCTGGTACGGCCAATACGCCGAAGGCTTCCGCACCCCGACCGCGAAAGCGCTGTATGGCCGCTTCGAGAACAGCACCACCGGCTACAACGTGGCGCCGAACCCGGACCTGGAACCGGAAAAGAGCAAGAGCTATGAAACCGGCCTGCGCGGCAACTTCGAGCAAGGCTCGTTCGACGTGGCGGTGTTCTATAACAAGTACCGCGACTTCATCAACGAAGACGCGGTCACCCCGGGCTACAGCGAGCTGACGTTCCAGACCAACAACATCAAGCACGCCACCATCAAGGGTGCGGAAGTCAAAGGGCGTCTGAATCTGGATTCGTTCGGTGCACCACAAGGCCTGTATACCCAAGGTTCGATTGCCTACGCCTACGGTCGCAACAACGACACCGGCGAACCGCTCAACAGCGTCAACCCGCTGACCGGCGTATTCGGCCTCGGTTACGACCAGGACAACTACGGCGGCCTGCTGAGCTGGACCGTGGTCAAGAAGAAGGATCGCGTCGACGACAGCAACTTCAAGTCGCCGGACGGCGTCAGCAGCCAGTTCAAATCGCCGGGCTTTGGCATTCTCGACCTGACCGGGTTCTACAAAGTCACCGACGACGTCACCGTCAGCGGCGGCATCTACAACCTGACCGACAAGAAGTACTGGCTGTGGGATGACGTGCGCGGTTACGACAGCGTCGGCGAAGCCGCGGTGCTGAGCCCGGCCAACCTCGATCGCCTGACCCAGCCGGGTCGCAACTTCGCGATCAATCTGGTCTGGGATATCTGA
- a CDS encoding biliverdin-producing heme oxygenase: MSTPEKALRSQRLNQITHEPHSKLDALVKAHAPFETRANFARFVVAQYLFQSELVSLYNDAELTTIVPDLPARCRAEAAKADLADLDTEVPGPVAGAVKNPSKARALGWIFVSEGSKLGAAFLIKRAVALDLSETFGARHLGEPEGGRAEGWKSFVRTLDSLQFSAEEEAEVEQGAIDAFNRFTVLLEQAYAKEAEPA, from the coding sequence ATGAGCACCCCGGAAAAAGCCCTGCGTTCGCAACGCCTGAACCAGATCACCCACGAGCCGCACAGCAAGCTCGATGCCCTGGTCAAGGCCCACGCGCCGTTCGAGACCCGCGCCAACTTCGCCCGTTTCGTGGTCGCGCAGTACCTGTTCCAGTCGGAACTGGTGTCGCTGTACAACGATGCCGAACTGACCACCATCGTCCCTGACCTCCCGGCCCGCTGCCGCGCCGAAGCGGCCAAGGCCGACCTCGCCGACCTCGACACCGAAGTGCCTGGCCCTGTGGCCGGTGCGGTGAAAAACCCGAGCAAGGCCCGCGCCCTGGGCTGGATTTTCGTTTCTGAAGGTTCAAAGCTCGGCGCTGCGTTCCTGATCAAACGCGCGGTGGCGCTGGACTTGAGCGAAACCTTCGGCGCCCGTCACCTGGGCGAGCCTGAAGGCGGTCGCGCCGAAGGCTGGAAGAGCTTTGTACGCACCCTCGATTCGCTGCAATTCAGCGCTGAAGAGGAAGCCGAAGTGGAGCAAGGCGCGATTGATGCGTTCAACCGCTTCACCGTGCTGCTGGAACAGGCTTACGCCAAAGAAGCCGAACCGGCCTGA